The following are from one region of the Haloactinomyces albus genome:
- a CDS encoding FAD-dependent monooxygenase: protein MRVLVIGGGIGGLAVAKGLLDRGHHVRVYEHAETLRDGGAGVTIWSNGTAALRDLGVSLDGVGRQLHSLRSLTGNGRLLWEADLDEVTERLGSPTVEIPRRTLLARLADTLPPETMRFGQRCSGVREYPDRVVADFADGSSADGDILIGADGQRSVVRRQVLGGEPARLTGWASWQGLTHSDLPLAHGYRTLNIAGRDGHCGLIPAGNGLLHWWFDTPWRQGHPDLSVADLRRAFDGWPEPVGELLSAVTDDDLGFFPHIRHQVPKVWGGPRTTLLGDAVHAMPPAVAQAANQTLEDAWLLSCLLTDVQGAPAQRLRHYEKERRPRVAKVSRQAALTSAQRRTPLQRLGRFPKWVATRSQVVSLRSGSNVLRGLTPAPAQVGIA, encoded by the coding sequence ATGCGGGTTCTGGTCATCGGGGGTGGCATAGGAGGACTCGCCGTTGCCAAGGGGCTGCTCGACCGGGGACACCACGTCCGCGTCTACGAGCACGCCGAAACTCTGCGCGATGGTGGTGCGGGAGTCACGATTTGGAGTAATGGCACCGCCGCGCTGCGCGACCTGGGAGTTTCGCTGGACGGTGTCGGCCGTCAGCTGCACAGTCTGCGCTCGCTGACCGGGAACGGCCGCCTGCTGTGGGAGGCCGATCTCGACGAGGTCACCGAACGTCTCGGTTCGCCGACCGTGGAAATTCCGCGTCGCACTCTGCTCGCTCGGTTGGCCGACACGCTCCCGCCGGAAACGATGCGCTTCGGGCAGCGTTGCAGCGGTGTGCGCGAATACCCGGATCGAGTCGTCGCGGACTTCGCCGACGGCTCCTCGGCCGACGGCGACATCCTCATCGGCGCCGACGGGCAGCGTTCGGTGGTCCGGCGCCAGGTACTCGGCGGAGAACCCGCGAGGCTGACCGGGTGGGCGAGCTGGCAGGGTCTCACCCACAGTGATCTTCCCCTCGCGCACGGATACCGAACGCTCAACATCGCGGGGCGCGACGGCCACTGCGGCCTCATCCCGGCCGGGAACGGGCTCCTGCACTGGTGGTTCGACACACCCTGGCGCCAGGGCCATCCGGACCTTTCCGTGGCCGATCTGCGTCGTGCGTTCGACGGGTGGCCGGAACCCGTGGGCGAGCTGCTGTCCGCGGTCACCGATGACGACCTCGGGTTCTTCCCGCATATCCGCCATCAGGTGCCGAAAGTGTGGGGAGGCCCGCGAACGACGTTGCTCGGGGATGCCGTGCACGCGATGCCGCCCGCTGTGGCGCAGGCCGCGAACCAGACACTGGAGGATGCCTGGCTGCTGTCGTGCCTGCTCACCGACGTTCAGGGGGCTCCGGCGCAGCGGTTGCGGCACTATGAGAAGGAGCGGCGTCCTCGGGTCGCGAAGGTGTCGCGGCAGGCGGCCCTGACCTCCGCGCAGCGCCGCACACCATTGCAACGACTCGGACGGTTCCCGAAGTGGGTGGCCACCCGCAGCCAGGTGGTCTCCCTGCGGTCGGGCAGCAACGTTCTACGAGGGCTGACCCCGGCTCCGGCGCAGGTCGGCATCGCATAG
- a CDS encoding aldo/keto reductase, with protein sequence MSQVPNITLNTGARIPQLGFGVFQVPPDEVIEPVRTALDAGYRSIDTAAAYGNEEGVGKAIADSGVARADLFVTTKLWNDRQGYDEALRAFDESLTKLGLDYVDLYLIHWPAPGQDLYIDTWKAFEKLHADGRIKSIGVSNFHIPHLRRLLEETSVVPAVNQIELHPNLQQTDLRAFHAEHDIVTEAWSPIGQGKGLLEDSALTSLAEKYGKSPAQIVLRWHVQLGNVAIPKSVTPSRVRENLDVFDFELAQDDMAVLEDLHTGTRVGPDPDVFGA encoded by the coding sequence ATGAGTCAGGTCCCGAACATCACGCTGAACACCGGTGCCCGGATTCCGCAACTCGGCTTCGGCGTCTTCCAGGTCCCGCCGGACGAGGTGATCGAACCGGTACGCACGGCACTCGACGCCGGATACCGCAGCATCGACACCGCCGCCGCGTACGGCAACGAGGAAGGTGTCGGCAAGGCCATCGCCGACTCGGGTGTGGCGCGTGCGGACCTGTTCGTCACCACCAAGCTGTGGAATGACCGGCAGGGCTACGACGAGGCCCTGCGCGCGTTCGACGAGAGCCTCACCAAGCTCGGCCTCGACTACGTGGACCTGTACCTGATCCACTGGCCTGCGCCCGGCCAGGACCTCTACATCGACACGTGGAAGGCGTTCGAGAAGCTGCACGCCGACGGACGCATCAAGTCCATCGGCGTGTCGAATTTCCACATCCCGCACCTGCGCCGGCTCCTCGAGGAGACCAGCGTGGTGCCCGCCGTCAACCAGATCGAGCTGCACCCGAATCTGCAGCAGACCGATCTGCGTGCGTTCCACGCCGAGCACGACATCGTCACCGAGGCCTGGAGTCCGATCGGCCAGGGCAAGGGGCTGCTGGAGGACTCCGCGCTGACCTCGCTGGCTGAGAAGTACGGCAAGAGCCCGGCCCAGATCGTGCTGCGCTGGCACGTGCAGTTGGGCAATGTGGCGATTCCGAAGTCGGTGACGCCGTCACGGGTGCGCGAGAACCTCGATGTCTTCGACTTCGAGCTCGCCCAGGACGACATGGCCGTGCTCGAGGACCTGCACACCGGAACCAGGGTCGGTCCCGACCCGGACGTCTTCGGAGCGTGA
- a CDS encoding 5-methyltetrahydropteroyltriglutamate--homocysteine S-methyltransferase, giving the protein MSPRTTPPFRGDHVGSLLRPPALLDARKRFATGEITAQELRTTEDQAITDVVAMQEEIGLSSATDGEFRRGSWHMDFLYQLGGITRNDESELTVRFHNTEGDLEFTTPEMRVSGPIRLGRTIFGDDFTALAERTTTATPKITLPSPGMVEYRSGRAAIDENVYPDLDTFRADLGAAYAAEIRALGELGCRYLQLDDTSLAYLNDPEQRARFAARGGEPRTQHLRTIELMNAALAGRPEGMSVTTHMCRGNYRSSWAAEGSYDFVAEALFGELDVQGFFLEFDDERSGGFEPLRFVPKDKVVVLGLVTTKSGELEAKDDLKRRIEEATRYIDIDQLCLSPQCGFASTQEGNALTVEQQVAKLRLVTETAREVWE; this is encoded by the coding sequence ATGAGTCCGCGCACCACGCCCCCGTTCCGTGGCGATCACGTCGGCAGCCTGCTGCGTCCACCCGCACTCCTCGATGCACGCAAGCGGTTCGCCACCGGCGAGATCACGGCACAGGAACTGCGGACGACCGAGGATCAGGCCATCACCGATGTTGTGGCCATGCAGGAGGAGATCGGCCTGTCCAGTGCCACCGACGGCGAGTTCCGCCGGGGATCCTGGCATATGGACTTCCTCTACCAGCTCGGCGGGATCACCAGAAATGACGAGTCCGAACTGACCGTGCGGTTCCACAACACCGAGGGTGATCTCGAATTCACGACGCCCGAGATGCGGGTCTCCGGACCGATCCGGCTGGGGCGGACCATCTTCGGTGACGATTTCACCGCCTTGGCCGAACGAACCACCACCGCCACTCCGAAGATCACGCTGCCCTCACCCGGCATGGTGGAGTACCGCAGCGGCCGGGCCGCCATCGACGAGAACGTCTACCCGGATCTCGACACCTTCCGCGCCGACCTGGGCGCGGCCTACGCAGCAGAGATCCGCGCACTGGGCGAGCTGGGCTGCCGCTACCTGCAGCTCGACGACACCAGCCTCGCCTACCTCAACGATCCCGAGCAGCGGGCGCGGTTCGCCGCGCGAGGCGGCGAACCGCGGACACAGCATCTGCGCACGATCGAACTCATGAACGCCGCGCTCGCTGGGCGCCCGGAAGGTATGTCGGTGACCACCCACATGTGCCGGGGCAACTACCGATCCTCGTGGGCCGCCGAAGGCAGTTACGACTTCGTGGCCGAGGCGCTGTTCGGCGAGCTCGACGTGCAGGGGTTCTTCCTGGAGTTCGACGACGAACGATCGGGCGGATTCGAGCCGCTGCGCTTCGTCCCCAAGGACAAGGTCGTGGTTCTGGGGCTGGTCACCACCAAGAGCGGCGAGCTGGAAGCCAAGGACGACCTCAAGCGCCGGATCGAGGAAGCCACGCGCTACATCGATATCGACCAGCTCTGCCTGTCGCCACAGTGCGGCTTCGCCTCCACTCAGGAGGGCAACGCGCTCACCGTGGAACAACAGGTCGCCAAGCTGCGTCTGGTCACCGAAACCGCTCGGGAAGTCTGGGAATGA
- a CDS encoding MFS transporter has protein sequence MPIALLALAIAAFGIGTTEFVMMGLLPEVASSLHTSLASASGYISMYALGVVIGAPLLTAAGMRIRRKTMLLSMMGLFTLGNALTALAPTHESLLAARFLAGLPHGTFFGIGAVVAASLVANDKRARAISLMFVGLTVANIVGVPVGTLLGQELGWRWTFGLVAAIGVVALSAVAALVPQQPKPTEASLRGELRAFKRPQVWLAFAVVVFGFAATFSFYSYIKPLLTQITGYTPTAVTVLLALFGVGMTVGTVIGGRLADRAPMRTLYVFLTALAVALTLFLVTADSKVLAAANVFLVGLAGFAAIPSIQARIIDQAKEAPALGSASIQSTFNIANALGAHLGGVVIAAGFGFVAPSWVGALLALTGLGFALLSGWLDRRPPHASEIVATHRREHAPAAAQPEPSTLD, from the coding sequence TTGCCTATTGCCCTGCTGGCCCTGGCCATCGCAGCGTTCGGCATCGGAACCACCGAATTCGTGATGATGGGGCTGCTGCCCGAAGTGGCCTCCTCCCTGCACACCTCACTCGCCTCCGCCAGCGGGTACATCTCGATGTACGCACTCGGTGTCGTCATCGGCGCGCCGCTGCTCACCGCGGCGGGAATGCGCATACGCCGCAAGACCATGTTGCTGAGCATGATGGGGCTGTTCACGCTCGGCAACGCACTCACTGCACTGGCTCCCACCCACGAATCCCTGCTTGCGGCCCGGTTCCTGGCGGGCCTGCCACACGGAACCTTCTTCGGCATCGGCGCGGTCGTCGCCGCGAGCCTGGTCGCGAACGACAAGCGCGCCCGCGCCATCTCGCTGATGTTCGTGGGGCTCACCGTGGCCAATATCGTCGGAGTTCCGGTAGGCACACTGCTCGGGCAGGAACTGGGCTGGCGCTGGACCTTCGGACTGGTGGCCGCGATCGGCGTGGTGGCCCTGTCCGCCGTGGCCGCGCTGGTACCGCAGCAGCCCAAGCCCACCGAGGCCAGCCTGCGCGGTGAACTCAGGGCCTTCAAACGCCCCCAGGTGTGGCTGGCGTTCGCCGTTGTGGTGTTCGGCTTCGCCGCGACCTTCTCCTTCTACAGCTACATCAAGCCACTGCTGACCCAGATCACGGGCTACACGCCGACGGCGGTCACCGTCCTGCTGGCGTTGTTCGGTGTCGGCATGACCGTCGGCACGGTGATCGGTGGACGGCTGGCCGACCGGGCACCGATGCGCACGCTGTACGTGTTCCTGACCGCGCTGGCGGTGGCGCTGACGCTGTTCCTGGTCACCGCGGACAGCAAGGTGCTGGCTGCCGCCAACGTGTTCCTGGTCGGACTGGCCGGGTTCGCCGCGATCCCCAGCATTCAGGCGCGGATCATCGATCAGGCCAAGGAAGCCCCTGCCCTGGGCTCGGCGAGCATCCAGTCGACGTTCAACATCGCGAACGCGCTGGGTGCCCACCTGGGTGGTGTGGTCATCGCCGCAGGTTTCGGTTTCGTGGCGCCGAGCTGGGTGGGGGCGCTGCTGGCGCTGACCGGCCTCGGCTTCGCCCTGCTGTCGGGATGGCTCGACCGCCGTCCGCCGCATGCCTCGGAGATCGTGGCCACCCATCGGCGGGAGCACGCCCCGGCCGCGGCGCAGCCGGAACCGAGCACCCTCGACTGA
- a CDS encoding DUF427 domain-containing protein, protein MALTLGGGPLAARPPDTVNYHIDGPAHRLLWHDFPRRIRALFGGEVVVDSDDAKLLHESNLLPQVYVPFADVAEKLLESTSHHTHCPFKGDASYCSVRVGDRVAENAVWSYPSPTSDASWLAGHLAVYWTSMDAWFDEDEEVFGHIRDPYHRVDVRPTSRLVQVVAGETTVAESRRAKVLSETGLPNRYYVPADEVRLDLLEPSATHTVCPYKGTASYRSLHRSPGGADGVITDAAWSYPNPLDDARAVAGHFCFVADGVETRVDGAAVP, encoded by the coding sequence GTGGCACTGACACTCGGCGGCGGACCGCTGGCCGCCCGGCCGCCCGACACGGTCAACTACCACATCGACGGCCCCGCGCACCGGTTGCTCTGGCACGACTTCCCCCGGCGGATCCGTGCACTGTTCGGGGGCGAGGTCGTCGTCGACAGCGACGACGCGAAGCTGCTCCACGAGAGCAATCTGCTGCCGCAGGTGTACGTCCCGTTCGCCGACGTGGCCGAGAAGCTCCTCGAAAGCACGTCGCACCACACGCACTGCCCGTTCAAGGGTGACGCGTCCTACTGTTCCGTCCGGGTCGGTGACCGCGTCGCCGAGAACGCGGTGTGGAGCTATCCGTCACCGACCTCGGACGCCTCCTGGTTGGCAGGCCACCTGGCGGTGTACTGGACCTCGATGGACGCGTGGTTCGACGAGGACGAGGAAGTCTTCGGGCACATCCGCGACCCGTACCACCGGGTGGACGTCCGGCCCACGAGCCGCCTCGTACAGGTCGTCGCCGGGGAAACCACCGTGGCCGAGAGCAGACGCGCGAAGGTGCTCTCCGAGACCGGTTTGCCGAATCGGTACTACGTGCCCGCCGACGAGGTACGCCTGGATCTGCTGGAACCCAGCGCGACCCATACCGTCTGCCCCTACAAGGGCACCGCCTCGTACCGGTCGCTGCACCGGTCACCGGGCGGTGCGGATGGCGTCATCACCGATGCCGCCTGGAGTTATCCGAACCCGCTCGACGATGCGAGAGCGGTCGCCGGGCATTTCTGCTTTGTGGCCGACGGCGTCGAGACCAGGGTGGACGGCGCTGCGGTGCCGTGA
- a CDS encoding SACE_7040 family transcriptional regulator — translation MTEKVTAAGAADAERSLSRRDQILQAASELFARYGFHGVGIDDIGAAVGVSGPALYRHFRSKDAMLAEMLTGISDKLLLGGRSRVDTAGDPEAALDELVRWHVEFALTNPALITVHLRDLDSLSEPDRHRVRESQRSYVEVWVRVLRTVRQDLDEHTARAAAHAVIGLINSTPYSAHLDVAAMSALLHRMALDALGAGHRS, via the coding sequence ATGACCGAGAAAGTCACCGCCGCGGGCGCTGCCGATGCCGAGCGATCACTGTCGCGCCGTGACCAGATCCTGCAGGCCGCGTCCGAATTGTTCGCCCGGTACGGCTTCCACGGTGTCGGTATCGACGACATCGGAGCGGCCGTCGGCGTCTCCGGCCCCGCGCTGTATCGGCATTTCCGGAGTAAGGACGCCATGCTCGCGGAGATGCTCACCGGCATCAGCGACAAGCTGCTCCTGGGCGGACGCAGCAGGGTCGACACGGCCGGAGATCCGGAGGCCGCACTGGACGAACTGGTGCGCTGGCACGTCGAGTTCGCCCTGACGAACCCGGCCTTGATCACCGTGCACCTGCGTGATCTCGACAGTCTTTCCGAGCCGGACCGTCACCGGGTCCGGGAGTCACAGCGGTCCTACGTCGAGGTCTGGGTCCGGGTACTGCGCACGGTCAGGCAGGACCTGGACGAGCACACCGCGCGGGCCGCCGCGCACGCCGTGATCGGGCTGATCAACTCGACCCCCTACAGCGCCCACCTGGACGTGGCGGCCATGTCCGCGCTCCTGCACCGGATGGCGCTGGACGCACTCGGCGCAGGCCACCGGTCGTAA
- a CDS encoding YigZ family protein, with protein sequence MRTISRSGSHELDVKKSRFLCALTHATTEEEAKEFVRQQRRLHHEARHHCSAYVLGDDGQTQKSSDDGEPAGTAGIPMLEVLRRNNITNTVAVVSRYFGGVLLGAGGLIRAYGGAVSETLDRVGLAERLSVRLVSTTVNHALAGKLENDLRSSGYALTDVQYAEQVRFDLHIPDSDVAEFATWLAEATGGVATISLGESVYTEVPADRA encoded by the coding sequence ATGCGTACGATCAGCCGCTCCGGCTCCCACGAGCTCGACGTGAAGAAGTCCCGGTTCCTGTGCGCCCTGACTCACGCCACGACCGAGGAAGAAGCCAAGGAGTTCGTGCGACAGCAGCGCAGGCTGCATCACGAAGCGCGGCATCACTGTTCGGCCTATGTTCTCGGCGACGACGGACAGACCCAGAAGTCCAGCGACGACGGCGAGCCCGCGGGCACGGCCGGGATTCCGATGCTGGAAGTGCTGCGGCGCAACAACATCACGAACACCGTGGCGGTGGTCTCGCGCTACTTCGGTGGGGTACTGCTCGGTGCGGGCGGACTGATCCGAGCCTACGGTGGCGCGGTGTCCGAGACGCTCGATCGGGTCGGGCTCGCCGAGCGGCTGTCGGTACGCCTTGTTTCGACCACGGTGAACCACGCGCTCGCGGGCAAGCTGGAAAACGACCTCCGGTCCTCGGGCTATGCGCTCACCGACGTGCAGTATGCCGAACAGGTCCGTTTCGATCTGCACATTCCCGACTCGGACGTGGCCGAGTTCGCGACATGGCTGGCCGAAGCCACCGGCGGCGTCGCCACGATCAGTCTCGGCGAGTCCGTCTACACCGAAGTGCCCGCCGATCGGGCATGA
- the ctaD gene encoding aa3-type cytochrome oxidase subunit I yields MAIGSARPTPVPTRASEAARPRKGSRLVALLRTTDPKQIGELYLTTAFTFFLIAGAMAMLMRGELAVPGMQFLSLEQYNQLFTMHGTIMLLLFATPIVFGFANVILPLHIGAPDVAFPRLNAFSYWLFLLGGLIVISGFLLAGGSADFGWTAYPPLSRAQYSVGIGGNMWITGLLVSGLGTILGAVNMITSVVCMRAPGMTMWRMPIFTWNILVTSLLILLAFPILTAALFGLLADRHLDAHVFDPANGGAILWQHLFWFFGHPEVYIVALPFFGIVTEILPVFSRKPLFGYTGLVYATWTIGFLSVVVWAHHMFATGAVLLPFFAITTFLIAIPTGIKFFNWIGTMWRGQLTFETPMIFSIGFLVTFLLGGLTGILLASPPLDFHVTDSYFVVAHFHYVLYGTIVFAVFAGIYFWFPKMTGRMMDERLGKLHFWLTFLGFHGTFLVQHWLGNEGMPRRYGDYLPSDGFTTLNMISSVGAFILGASVLPFVWNVFKSYRYGVVANVDDPWGHGNSLEWATSCPPPRHNFHELPRIRSERPAFELHYPHMTERMQVEAHVVVGQSPTTTSRREEPGNERGPSA; encoded by the coding sequence ATGGCCATCGGCAGCGCTCGTCCGACACCGGTGCCCACACGGGCGTCGGAAGCGGCGCGTCCCCGCAAGGGATCGCGCCTGGTCGCCCTCCTCCGCACCACGGATCCCAAGCAGATCGGCGAGCTCTACCTCACCACGGCGTTCACGTTCTTTCTGATCGCCGGCGCGATGGCCATGCTGATGCGGGGCGAACTCGCGGTGCCGGGGATGCAGTTCCTGTCGCTGGAGCAGTACAACCAGCTGTTCACCATGCACGGCACGATCATGCTGCTGCTGTTCGCGACGCCGATCGTGTTCGGCTTCGCCAATGTCATCCTGCCGCTGCACATCGGCGCGCCCGATGTCGCCTTCCCCCGGCTCAACGCCTTCTCGTACTGGCTGTTCCTGCTCGGCGGACTGATCGTGATCAGCGGATTCCTCCTGGCGGGCGGGTCGGCCGACTTCGGCTGGACCGCCTACCCGCCGTTGTCACGCGCCCAGTACAGCGTCGGGATCGGCGGCAACATGTGGATCACCGGCCTCCTCGTCAGCGGACTGGGCACGATCCTCGGCGCCGTCAACATGATCACGAGCGTGGTCTGCATGCGCGCACCGGGCATGACGATGTGGCGGATGCCGATCTTCACCTGGAACATCCTGGTCACCAGTCTGCTGATCCTCCTGGCGTTCCCGATCCTCACGGCCGCCCTGTTCGGGCTGCTGGCGGACCGGCACCTGGATGCGCACGTGTTCGATCCCGCCAACGGCGGTGCGATCCTGTGGCAGCACCTGTTCTGGTTCTTCGGCCACCCCGAGGTCTACATCGTCGCGCTGCCGTTCTTCGGCATCGTCACCGAGATCCTGCCCGTGTTCAGCCGCAAGCCACTGTTCGGCTACACCGGCCTGGTCTACGCGACCTGGACCATCGGGTTCCTGTCGGTGGTGGTGTGGGCCCACCACATGTTCGCCACCGGGGCTGTGCTGCTGCCGTTCTTCGCGATCACCACGTTCCTGATCGCCATTCCGACCGGTATCAAGTTCTTCAACTGGATCGGCACCATGTGGCGCGGCCAGCTCACCTTCGAGACGCCGATGATCTTTTCCATCGGCTTCCTGGTGACCTTCCTGCTCGGCGGGCTGACCGGCATCCTGCTGGCCTCCCCGCCGCTGGACTTCCACGTCACCGACTCGTACTTCGTGGTCGCGCACTTCCACTACGTGCTCTACGGCACCATCGTGTTCGCGGTGTTCGCCGGGATCTACTTCTGGTTCCCGAAGATGACCGGGCGGATGATGGACGAGCGGCTGGGCAAGCTGCACTTCTGGCTGACGTTCCTCGGCTTCCACGGCACGTTCCTCGTCCAGCACTGGCTGGGCAACGAGGGCATGCCCCGGCGCTACGGCGACTACCTGCCCAGTGACGGGTTCACCACGCTGAACATGATCTCCTCCGTGGGCGCGTTCATCCTGGGTGCCTCGGTGCTGCCGTTCGTGTGGAACGTGTTCAAAAGCTACCGCTACGGCGTCGTGGCCAACGTCGACGACCCGTGGGGACACGGCAACTCGCTGGAGTGGGCGACCTCCTGCCCGCCGCCGCGGCACAACTTCCACGAGCTGCCCCGCATCCGCTCCGAGCGCCCGGCGTTCGAGCTGCACTATCCGCACATGACCGAACGGATGCAGGTCGAGGCCCACGTGGTGGTCGGGCAATCGCCGACTACGACTTCCCGGCGGGAAGAACCGGGAAACGAACGCGGCCCTTCGGCTTGA
- a CDS encoding carboxyl transferase domain-containing protein yields MDAPVLSTAVDPASETFARYAEHHAQLVDDLNAELTRARLGGSEKSRQRHVERGKLLPRDRVDALLDRGSPFLELSTLAAHGLYDDEAPSAGIIAGVGRVQGRECVIVANDATVKGGTYYPMTVKKHLRAQEVALHNNLPCIYLVDSGGAFLPRQDEVFPDREHFGRIFYNQATMSARGIPQIAAVLGSCTAGGAYVPAMSDEAVIVRNQGTIFLGGPPLVKAATGAEVSAEELGGGELHARTSGVTDHLATDDADALRIVRSIVSTFGPREERPWEVAPVEEPAADPEQLYGVVPIDSRTPYDVREVIARVVDGSRFAEFKQDYGQTLVTGFARIHGHPVGIVANNGILFGESALKGAHFIELCDRRSIPLVFLQNISGFMVGKDYEAGGIAKHGAKMVTAVACARVPKFTVVIGGSFGAGNYSMCGRAYSPRFLWMWPNARISVMGGEQAASVLSTVRRDQHEARGEAWSAEDEEAFKQPVREQYEQQGHPYYSTARLWDDGVIDPKQTRSVLGLALAASANAPLEPINNGVFRM; encoded by the coding sequence ATGGATGCGCCGGTCCTGTCCACAGCCGTCGACCCGGCATCGGAGACCTTCGCGCGCTACGCCGAGCACCACGCCCAGCTCGTCGACGATCTCAACGCCGAGCTCACCCGCGCCCGTCTCGGCGGTTCGGAGAAATCCCGGCAGCGCCATGTCGAGCGGGGCAAGCTGCTGCCGCGTGACCGCGTCGATGCGCTGCTCGACCGGGGGTCACCGTTCCTCGAACTGTCCACGCTGGCGGCCCACGGGCTCTACGACGACGAAGCACCGTCGGCGGGCATCATCGCCGGTGTCGGCAGAGTCCAGGGGCGCGAGTGCGTCATCGTCGCCAATGACGCGACGGTCAAGGGCGGTACCTACTACCCGATGACGGTGAAAAAGCACCTCCGGGCGCAGGAAGTCGCCCTGCACAACAATCTGCCGTGTATTTACCTGGTCGATTCCGGCGGGGCTTTCCTGCCGCGCCAGGACGAGGTGTTTCCGGACCGCGAGCATTTCGGACGGATCTTCTACAACCAGGCCACCATGTCCGCGCGCGGCATCCCGCAGATCGCCGCCGTGCTCGGTTCCTGCACCGCAGGTGGCGCCTACGTGCCCGCGATGAGCGATGAGGCCGTGATCGTGCGCAACCAGGGCACCATCTTCCTCGGTGGTCCGCCGCTGGTGAAAGCCGCAACGGGGGCCGAGGTCAGTGCCGAGGAACTCGGGGGCGGTGAGCTGCATGCACGGACCTCCGGGGTCACCGACCACCTCGCCACCGATGATGCCGATGCGCTGCGCATCGTGCGTTCCATCGTCAGTACCTTCGGGCCGCGCGAGGAGCGACCGTGGGAGGTCGCACCGGTCGAGGAGCCTGCCGCGGACCCCGAACAGCTCTACGGTGTGGTGCCGATCGACAGCCGCACTCCCTACGACGTGCGCGAGGTGATCGCCCGCGTCGTCGACGGCAGCAGGTTCGCGGAGTTCAAGCAGGACTACGGCCAGACGCTGGTCACCGGATTCGCCCGGATTCACGGTCATCCGGTGGGGATCGTGGCCAACAACGGCATCCTGTTCGGTGAGTCGGCACTCAAGGGCGCGCACTTCATCGAACTCTGTGACCGGCGCAGCATCCCGCTGGTGTTCTTGCAGAACATCTCCGGGTTCATGGTCGGCAAGGACTACGAAGCCGGTGGCATCGCCAAGCACGGCGCGAAGATGGTCACCGCGGTGGCCTGCGCCCGGGTGCCGAAGTTCACCGTCGTCATCGGTGGCTCGTTCGGCGCCGGGAACTACTCCATGTGCGGGCGGGCGTACTCGCCGCGATTCCTGTGGATGTGGCCGAACGCCCGCATCTCGGTGATGGGGGGTGAGCAGGCCGCCTCGGTGCTGTCGACCGTGCGCCGCGACCAGCACGAGGCCCGCGGGGAGGCCTGGTCGGCCGAGGACGAGGAAGCGTTCAAGCAACCCGTGCGCGAGCAGTACGAACAGCAGGGCCACCCGTATTACTCGACCGCTCGGTTGTGGGACGACGGGGTGATCGACCCGAAGCAGACCCGCAGCGTCCTCGGGCTGGCGCTGGCTGCCTCGGCGAACGCGCCCCTGGAACCGATCAACAACGGCGTCTTCCGAATGTGA